The Candidatus Binatus sp. genomic sequence CCGCGGCCTTTCTGATCCCGACTATCGACCGGCTGCATCGCAAGAACACCCGGCATCTCGCCGCGCTGGTGATCATGCCCACGCGCGAGCTTGCCGCGCAGGCCGCGCGCGAGTTCGATCTGATCGCACGCCATACCCGCATCCGCTGCGCGACCGTGGTCGGCGGCGAATCCGAACGGCGCCAAATCGACGAGATTCGCAAGGGCGCGCAAGTGCTCGTCGCGTGTCCCGGACGGCTCATCGATTTTATCGAGCGCGGCATCGTCAAGCTCGACAAAATCGAAGTCGTGATCATCGACGAAGCCGACCGGCTGCTCGACATGGGCTTCCTGCCGCAACTGCGCCGGATCATGCGGATGGTGCCGAAAAATCGCCAGACCATGATGTTCTCGGCGACGATGGCGTCCGGTCCCGAAATGATCGCGCGTGAATTCCTGACCACGCCCGAGCGCGTCACGGTCGGCGGCAAATCCGCGCCGCCCGCACAGATTCGCCAGTCGATTTATCCGGTCACGCTCGAGAACAAGGGGCCCGTGCTGCTCGAGATTCTCAAGCGTCCCGAAGTGGAGAGCGCGATCGTCTTCACCCGCACCAAGAGCCGCGCCGACCGGGTCGCCAAGATGCTGCAACGCGCCCACGTCAACGCGGTGCAGATCCACGGCGATCGCTCACAGAGCCAGCGCAATGCGGCGTTGGCGGGCTTCCGCGCGCACAAGTTTCGCGTGATGGTCGCGACCGACGTGGCCGCCCGCGGACTCGACATCCCCGACGTTTCGCACGTCATCAACTTCGATCTTCCCGACGAGACCGACGGCTACATCCATCGCATCGGCCGCACCGCCAGGATGGGCAAGGCGGGCGAAGCGATCAGCCTGGTCACGCAAGAGGAACGCGTCAACCTGGCGCGGCTGGAACGCACGCTCGGCAACGCGCTCGATCGCGAGCACGTCGAGGGTTTCGAGAAAATCGAAA encodes the following:
- a CDS encoding DEAD/DEAH box helicase, with translation MSFSEFPVSPEIHRSIKDRGHHTPTPVQAGAIPVALSGRDVVATAETGSGKTAAFLIPTIDRLHRKNTRHLAALVIMPTRELAAQAAREFDLIARHTRIRCATVVGGESERRQIDEIRKGAQVLVACPGRLIDFIERGIVKLDKIEVVIIDEADRLLDMGFLPQLRRIMRMVPKNRQTMMFSATMASGPEMIAREFLTTPERVTVGGKSAPPAQIRQSIYPVTLENKGPVLLEILKRPEVESAIVFTRTKSRADRVAKMLQRAHVNAVQIHGDRSQSQRNAALAGFRAHKFRVMVATDVAARGLDIPDVSHVINFDLPDETDGYIHRIGRTARMGKAGEAISLVTQEERVNLARLERTLGNALDREHVEGFEKIEIHAPKPVTVFRSSGARNRSARNRPRSRWA